GCTGTGAGATTGCGCCGACTCAGCGGCACTGGCACGAGCGACGACTGAGAGGGCCGAGCGGAGCTTCAGCGACTCTTTCTCACCCACACCTCCACCACGTCGCCGATCCCTTTACCGATCTGCGGCAACAATGTCGCCATAATCGGGAGCCTTGTGCCGGCCGTCGCCGGCGCCATGAACGAGCTCTCGAATGGGTAGCCGTCTGCGTGTCCCTCAGATCGACGACGTGAGCACCACGAACTCATCGGCGAGCGACCTAACGGTGCTCGGCGTCTGATCGTGACGGCATCACCGATATCGCCACATCGGGCTGAAAACAATCGTAGGGTGACAGATGATACGGAGAAACGTCATGTGTTTCTCTGTATCACGCGACATTCGTTGAGAAATAGTCGGATACATCGGGAACGGCGTCAAAAGAAAGAATGGTGCACAATGCTCGCAACGATCTTCTATGCGATCGAGGCTTTCGACAACATGCTGTGGGACATCGCCGAGTCGATAGTCACCGGCAGCAGCGGATCGTAGGCCGCCAGGGGTCGTCGCGATCCTCGAGCGCCGTCCCCGCCCCTGTCACCAGCAGAATCTGATCGCGAACAGGCCGCGTAGGCGGCCAGGTACCCTCATGAGCGATGTCTACTGAAGAGTTGTTGCCGATCGAGACCCGCAAGCTGATGGGCTGGGGCCGCACGATGCCGATCCTCGGGCACGTGCTCTCGACACCGTATCCCGAGGTCATCGCCGAAGCGGTGGCGCGCGTTGCCGACGACAACGCCGACAAACCGGACTACCTCAAGCGCGGCGTGATCGCCCGCGGCCTCGGCCGTTCGTACGGTGAGAACGCCCAGAACGCCGGCGGCCTCACCATCGACATGTCGCTGCTGAACCGGATCTACTCGATCGACCCGGACACGGCCATCGTGGACGTCGATGCCGGTGTGGATCTGGACACCCTGATGCGCAAGGCGCTGCCCCACGGACTCTGGGTTCCGGTCCTGCCGGGGACCAGGCAGGTCACCGTCGGCGGCGCGATCGGTTGCGACATCCACGGCAAGAACCACCACAGCGCGGGCAGCTTCGGCAACCACGTCGTCGAGATCACCCTGCTGCTCGCGAGCGGCAAGATCATCACGATCACGCCTGACGGCACCGACGACGATCCCGACGCCTCCATCTTCTGGGCCACCGTGGGCGGCATCGGCCTCACCGGCATCATCCTGCGGGCCAAGATCAAGATGACGCGGACCGAATCGGCCTACTTCATCGCCGACGGCACGGTCACGCACTCGCTCGACGAGACGATCGCGCTGCACCAGGACGGCAGCGAGTCGAACTACACCTACAGCTCCGGATGGTTCGACGCGATCAGCAAGCCACCGAAGCTGGGACGCGGCACCTTCTCCCGCGGATCACTCGCCACCCTGGACCAGCTGCCGCCGGAACTGGCGAAGGACCCGCTGAAGTTCGATGCGCCGACGCTGATGAACTTCCCGGACATCTTCCCGAACGGTCTGGCCAACAAGTTCGACTTCTCCATCGTCGGCGAGGCCTACTACCGAATGGGCGGCAACTACACCGGCAAGATCCAGAACCTGACGAAGTTCTATCACCCGCTGGATCTGTTCGGGAACTGGAATCGCGCCTACGGCTCGAAAGGTTTCCTGCAGTACCAGTTCATCGTGCCGCCGGAGGCCGTCGAGGAGTTCAAGCAGATCATCATCGACATCCAGGCGTCCGGTCACGTCAGCTTCCTCAACGTGTTCAAGCTCTTCGGGCCCGGAAACCAAGCGCCGCTGTCCTTCCCGATGGCCGGCTGGAACATCTGCGTCGACTTCCCGATCAAGAGGGGACTCGCCGAGTTCTGCAACGAACTCGACCGGCGGGTGATGTCGATCGGCGGGCGCCTCTACACCGCCAAGGACTCGCGGACCTCGGCCGAGACCTTCCACGCCATGTACCCGAGGGTCGAGGAGTGGATCGCGACGCGCCGCCGCGTCGACCCCGACCGCGTCTTCGTCTCCGACATGGCACGCCGCCTCGAACTGGTATGACCGGACGCACATCGAACTCATCTGAGTGACAACAGCTTTCAAAGGAGAACTCACACATGATCAATGCCGTCGGCGTGCCGCGGTCCGTCCTAGTCCTGGGCGGAAGTTCCGAGATCGGTCTGGCGATCACCGAGGAATACCTGAAGAAGGGCCCGATGCGGGTGGTGCTGGCGACCGTCCCCGGCGATCCCGCCGCGGCAGCCGCCGCGGAGAAGATGACCAAGGCGGGCGCCTCGAGTGTCGAGCAGATCGACTTCGACGCCCTCGCCCCCGACACCCATCCGGCCGTGCTGGACAAGGCATTTGCCGGCGGCGACATCGACGTGGCGATCGTCGCGTTCGGTATCCAGCCCGACGACGAGAAGGCCTGGCAGGACCAGCGGACCGCGGTGACCGAGGTCGGCATCAACTACACCGCCGCGGTGTCGGTGGGCGTCCTGCTCGGCGAGAAGATGCGCGCCCAGGGCTTCGGTCAGATCATCGCGATGAGTTCCGTCGCCGGAGAGCGCGTGCGCCGCAGCAACTTCGTGTACGGCTCCACCAAGGCCGGCCTGGACGGCTTCTACCTCGGCCTCGGTGAGGCGTTGCGCCCGTTCGGCATCCGCGTCCTGGTGATCCGACCCGGCCAGGTCCGCACGCGCCTCTCCGCCCACGTGAAGGAAGCACCGCTCACCGTGGAGAAGGAAGACGTCGCGCGGCTCGCGGTGGCAGCCGCCGACAAGGGCAAGGACATCGTCTGGGCACCCGGCCCGTTCCGCTTCGTGATGATCATCCTGCGGCACATCCCGCGCCCGATCTTCCGTCGACTGCCCATCTGATCGTGGGCGTGCCCGTTCGCCACGCCCGTGATGTCGGGGAGCTCATCGTCGGCGCCGTCCTCGGTGCGCTGATCGCGTTCGTCGGACTGAAGGTCATCGGAGGCGTCGACTGGCCGGCGTTCAACTCGTCCAACGTGACTCGCGCACTGACGACGGTCGGACAGGTCGTCGCGGTGGCAGTCCTGCTGCTCGCGGTGCTCCTGCACCGTTACGGCAGACCCCGATGGTTGGTCAATCTGCTGTCCGTCGGCGCGACGGCGGGCCTGGCCACCATCACGCTCGGCATGCCGCTCGGTGCCACCCGGCTCTACCTGTTCGGGTTGTCGGTCGACCAACAGTTCCGCACCGAGTACCTCACCCGGATGACGAGCAGCCCACGCCTGGCCGACATGACCTATATCGACCTGCCGCCGTACTACCCGGCCGGATGGTTCTGGTGGGGCGGTCGTTACGCGAACATCGAGGGTCTGCCCGGCTGGGAGGCCTACAAGCCGTGGGCCATCCTCACCATCGCGGTCGCCGCGGCGGTGGGCGTCCTGCTGTGGAACCGGATGGTCGGCGCCACCCGCGGAATCCCGATCGCGCTGGCCGTCACCGTCATCACGATCATGTACGCGTCGCCGGAACCGTACGCGGCAGTGCTGGTCCTCATCGGTACGCCGATGCTGATCCCGTTGCTGCATGCGCTGCGCGGTCGATCCCGCGCCGCCGACGGTCCGGTGGGCGGCTTCCGCTCCGGCACCAGTTGGCCCGCCGTCGTCGCGGCCGGTGCGTTCATCGGCCTGAGCGCCACCTTCTACACGCTCTACACCGGCATGTTCGCCCTCACCGCGGTGATCATGGCGCTCTATCTGATCGTGGTGGCGTGGCTCCGCGCGTCCAACAAGGCTGTCCCGGACGGCGAGATCGCCGGGCAGCGGCGATCGGTGATCCTGGCGATCGCAGGACGTCTGCTCTCGAT
This sequence is a window from Gordonia insulae. Protein-coding genes within it:
- a CDS encoding decaprenylphospho-beta-D-erythro-pentofuranosid-2-ulose 2-reductase — encoded protein: MINAVGVPRSVLVLGGSSEIGLAITEEYLKKGPMRVVLATVPGDPAAAAAAEKMTKAGASSVEQIDFDALAPDTHPAVLDKAFAGGDIDVAIVAFGIQPDDEKAWQDQRTAVTEVGINYTAAVSVGVLLGEKMRAQGFGQIIAMSSVAGERVRRSNFVYGSTKAGLDGFYLGLGEALRPFGIRVLVIRPGQVRTRLSAHVKEAPLTVEKEDVARLAVAAADKGKDIVWAPGPFRFVMIILRHIPRPIFRRLPI
- a CDS encoding FAD-binding oxidoreductase; amino-acid sequence: MSTEELLPIETRKLMGWGRTMPILGHVLSTPYPEVIAEAVARVADDNADKPDYLKRGVIARGLGRSYGENAQNAGGLTIDMSLLNRIYSIDPDTAIVDVDAGVDLDTLMRKALPHGLWVPVLPGTRQVTVGGAIGCDIHGKNHHSAGSFGNHVVEITLLLASGKIITITPDGTDDDPDASIFWATVGGIGLTGIILRAKIKMTRTESAYFIADGTVTHSLDETIALHQDGSESNYTYSSGWFDAISKPPKLGRGTFSRGSLATLDQLPPELAKDPLKFDAPTLMNFPDIFPNGLANKFDFSIVGEAYYRMGGNYTGKIQNLTKFYHPLDLFGNWNRAYGSKGFLQYQFIVPPEAVEEFKQIIIDIQASGHVSFLNVFKLFGPGNQAPLSFPMAGWNICVDFPIKRGLAEFCNELDRRVMSIGGRLYTAKDSRTSAETFHAMYPRVEEWIATRRRVDPDRVFVSDMARRLELV